In Carassius gibelio isolate Cgi1373 ecotype wild population from Czech Republic chromosome B13, carGib1.2-hapl.c, whole genome shotgun sequence, one genomic interval encodes:
- the unc5b gene encoding netrin receptor UNC5B isoform X1 gives MLSAWTHRDQTPASLLGLVLLCATFVIHADGSDYSEVLPDSFPSAPAEPLPEFQSEPEDAFIVKNRPVKLSCKAAPATQIYFKCNGEWVNQNDHVTKESLDPITGLVVREVDISVSRTQVEELFGLEDYWCQCVAWSSAGTTKSRRAYVRIAYLRKNFEQEPLGREVRLEQEVLLQCRPPEGIPPAEVDWLKNEELIDPALDSNFLITIDHDLIIKQARLSDTANYTCVARNVVAKRRSSTATLIVYVSGGWSSWTEWSECNAQCGRGWQRRTRSCTNPAPLNGGAFCDGPPFQRVTCTTLCPVDGGWTEWAKWSACGTECTHWRSRECQAPPPRNGGRHCSGSMMESKNCTEGLCARYKKVSIEQATHPLGSGAGVAVYAGLVGALLLCVILVLCVGILVYRRSCRHLHGEITDSSSALTAAFHPGNYKPPRQDNPHLLHPTAPPDLTASAGSFRGPLFSLQQATLDSQHKIPMTTSPLLDPLPSLKIKVYNSSTMASLELPTGPGSTDGEIMSLKTVGSGPKDHHGHTLPREPSHSASATLGSLGGRLTIPNTGVSLLVPPGTIPQGKFYEMYLIINKWEKTTLPSDGSQTVLSPVVSCGPSGMLLSRPVVLTLPHCAQLEPPDWTLTLKTQNHQGAWEEVLTVGEESLSTPCYLQVEEQSCHVLMEQLGTYGLVGQSAPPRPACKRLQLALFAPRAPCLSLDYSLRVYCIQDTPHALKEVLEVERSLGGVLLEDPKPLLFKDSYHNLRLSIHDIPHSHWRSKLLAKYQEIPFYHIWSGSQRPLHCTFSLERGSLVVSQLTCKICVRQVEGEGQIFQLNTDIQETLPPHSPLPAGGSCLPSSQVGPYAFRLPVSIRQKICASLDAPSARGCDWRMLARRLDFDRYLNYFATKPSPTGVLLDLWEACHQGDADLVSLATALEEMGKSEVLVVMTTDGDC, from the exons ATGGCAGCGATTACAGCGAAGTTCTCCCGGACTCATTTCCGTCTGCCCCGGCCGAACCGCTACCGGAATTCCAGAGCGAGCCGGAGGACGCCTTCATAGTGAAAAACAGACCGGTCAAACTTTCCTGCAAGGCTGCGCCGGCCACGCAGATATACTTCAAATGCAATGGAGAATGGGTGAATCAGAATGACCATGTGACCAAGGAGAGTCTAGACCCAATCACAG GTCTAGTAGTGAGAGAGGTAGATATCTCTGTCTCCCGGACGCAGGTAGAGGAGTTGTTTGGACTGGAGGATTATTGGTGCCAGTGTGTTGCCTGGAGCTCGGCAGGCACCACAAAGAGCCGGCGGGCTTACGTCCGCATCGCCT ACCTAAGGAAGAACTTTGAACAGGAGCCACTTGGCAGGGAAGTGCGTCTGGAGCAGGAAGTCTTGTTGCAGTGTCGTCCACCAGAGGGCATCCCGCCTGCTGAG GTGGACTGGCTGAAGAACGAAGAGCTCATTGACCCAGCGCTGGATTCAAACTTTCTAATTACCATCGACCATGACCTGATCATCAAGCAGGCTCGACTCTCTGACACGGCTAACTACACCTGTGTGGCTCGCAATGTGGTCGCTAAGCGACGTAGCAGCACTGCCACACTCATCGTCTACG TGAGTGGGGGCTGGTCATCCTGGACAGAGTGGTCAGAGTGCAATGCTCAATGTGGGCGGGGTTGGCAGCGACGAACACGCAGTTGCACCAATCCAGCACCGCTCAATGGAGGAGCCTTCTGTGACGGCCCACCATTCCAGAGAGTCACCTGCACCACCCTCTGTCCAG TGGACGGAGGCTGGACTGAGTGGGCCAAGTGGTCAGCGTGTGGGACAGAGTGCACACACTGGAGAAGCCGGGAATGTCAGGCACCCCCACCCCGTAACGGAGGACGTCACTGCAGCGGCAGCATGATGGAGAGCAAGAACTGCACAGAAGGACTGTGTGCTCGCT ATAAAAAGGTTTCTATTGAACAAGCAACCCATC CCCTGGGCTCCGGCGCTGGTGTAGCGGTGTACGCCGGGCTGGTGGGAGCTTTACTGCTGTGTGTGATCCTCGTGCTGTGTGTGGGCATCCTGGTCTATCGTCGGAGCTGTCGCCATCTTCACGGTGAAATCACAGATTCGTCCTCGGCCCTTACTGCTGCCTTTCACCCTGGCAACTACAAACCTCCACGACAGG ATAATCCACACCTCCTGCATCCGACAGCTCCTCCCGACCTCACAGCCAGTGCCGGATCCTTCCGCGGGCCGCTTTTCTCACTGCAGCAGGCCACCCTGGACTCTCAGCATAAGATCCCCATGACCACATCTCCCCTGTTGGATCCACTTCCTAGCCTGAAGATAAAGGTGTACAACTCCTCCACCATGGCCTCCCTCGAGCTGCCAACTGGCCCGGGCTCCACTGATGGGGAGATCATGAGCCTGAAGACTGTGGGCTCTGGACCTAAAGACCATCATGGGCATACGCTGCCCAGGGAGCCCAGTCACAGTGCCAGCGCCACACTAGGCTCCCTTGGGGGCCGTCTCACCATCCCTAATACAG GGGTGAGCCTGCTGGTTCCACCAGGGACGATTCCTCAGGGCAAGTTCTATGAGATGTATCTCATTATTAACAAATGGGAGAAAACAAC CTTGCCGTCAGATGGAAGTCAGACCGTATTAAGTCCGGTGGTGAGCTGCGGACCCTCTGGCATGTTGCTGAGCAGACCTGTGGTCCTAACCCTCCCTCACTGCGCCCAGCTAGAGCCCCCAGACTGGACCCTCACCCTCAAAACACAGAACCATCAAGGCGCCTGGGAG GAGGTGCTAACAGTGGGAGAGGAGAGTCTGTCAACGCCATGCTACCTACAGGTGGAGGAGCAAAGTTGTCATGTTCTGATGGAGCAGCTGGGGACGTATGGTCTGGTGGGACAGTCGGCTCCCCCTCGGCCAGCCTGTAAGAGGCTGCAGTTGGCCCTCTTTGCTCCCCGGGCTCCGTGCCTCTCTTTGGACTACAGTCTGAGGGTCTACTGCATACAGGACACCCCACATGCCCTTAAG GAGGTATTAGAGGTCGAGCGAAGTCTGGGTGGGGTTTTACTGGAGGATCCCAAACCTCTCCTCTTTAAGGACAGTTACCACAACCTGCGGCTATCAATCCATGACATTCCTCATTCTCATTGGAGAAGTAAACTCCTGGCTAAGTATCAG GAAATCCCGTTCTACCACATTTGGAGTGGGAGTCAGCGTCCGTTGCACTGCACCTTCAGTCTGGAGAGAGGAAGCCTGGTGGTTTCCCAGCTCACCTGCAAGATCTGTGTCAGACAGGTGGAGGGAGAAGGACAGATATTCCAGCTTAACACGGATATTCAAGAG ACCCTGCCCCCCCACTCACCTCTGCCAGCAGGCGGTTCATGTCTACCCTCGTCTCAGGTGGGCCCGTATGCTTTCCGCCTGCCCGTCTCCATACGCCAGAAGATATGTGCCAGTCTGGATGCCCCCAGCGCCCGCGGCTGCGACTGGAGAATGCTGGCTCGCAGGCTGGACTTTGACAG GTATCTGAACTATTTTGCAACCAAACCCAGCCCCACAGGTGTGCTGCTAGACCTGTGGGAAGCTTGTCACCAGGGTGACGCAGACCTGGTCTCTCTGGCGACGGCTCTTGAAGAAATGGGCAAGAGTGAGGTCTTGGTTGTCATGACGACGGACGGAGATTGCTGA
- the unc5b gene encoding netrin receptor UNC5B isoform X3, with protein MLSAWTHRDQTPASLLGLVLLCATFVIHADGSDYSEVLPDSFPSAPAEPLPEFQSEPEDAFIVKNRPVKLSCKAAPATQIYFKCNGEWVNQNDHVTKESLDPITGLVVREVDISVSRTQVEELFGLEDYWCQCVAWSSAGTTKSRRAYVRIAYLRKNFEQEPLGREVRLEQEVLLQCRPPEGIPPAEVDWLKNEELIDPALDSNFLITIDHDLIIKQARLSDTANYTCVARNVVAKRRSSTATLIVYVSGGWSSWTEWSECNAQCGRGWQRRTRSCTNPAPLNGGAFCDGPPFQRVTCTTLCPVDGGWTEWAKWSACGTECTHWRSRECQAPPPRNGGRHCSGSMMESKNCTEGLCARSLGSGAGVAVYAGLVGALLLCVILVLCVGILVYRRSCRHLHGEITDSSSALTAAFHPGNYKPPRQDNPHLLHPTAPPDLTASAGSFRGPLFSLQQATLDSQHKIPMTTSPLLDPLPSLKIKVYNSSTMASLELPTGPGSTDGEIMSLKTVGSGPKDHHGHTLPREPSHSASATLGSLGGRLTIPNTGVSLLVPPGTIPQGKFYEMYLIINKWEKTTLPSDGSQTVLSPVVSCGPSGMLLSRPVVLTLPHCAQLEPPDWTLTLKTQNHQGAWEEVLTVGEESLSTPCYLQVEEQSCHVLMEQLGTYGLVGQSAPPRPACKRLQLALFAPRAPCLSLDYSLRVYCIQDTPHALKEVLEVERSLGGVLLEDPKPLLFKDSYHNLRLSIHDIPHSHWRSKLLAKYQEIPFYHIWSGSQRPLHCTFSLERGSLVVSQLTCKICVRQVEGEGQIFQLNTDIQETLPPHSPLPAGGSCLPSSQVGPYAFRLPVSIRQKICASLDAPSARGCDWRMLARRLDFDRYLNYFATKPSPTGVLLDLWEACHQGDADLVSLATALEEMGKSEVLVVMTTDGDC; from the exons ATGGCAGCGATTACAGCGAAGTTCTCCCGGACTCATTTCCGTCTGCCCCGGCCGAACCGCTACCGGAATTCCAGAGCGAGCCGGAGGACGCCTTCATAGTGAAAAACAGACCGGTCAAACTTTCCTGCAAGGCTGCGCCGGCCACGCAGATATACTTCAAATGCAATGGAGAATGGGTGAATCAGAATGACCATGTGACCAAGGAGAGTCTAGACCCAATCACAG GTCTAGTAGTGAGAGAGGTAGATATCTCTGTCTCCCGGACGCAGGTAGAGGAGTTGTTTGGACTGGAGGATTATTGGTGCCAGTGTGTTGCCTGGAGCTCGGCAGGCACCACAAAGAGCCGGCGGGCTTACGTCCGCATCGCCT ACCTAAGGAAGAACTTTGAACAGGAGCCACTTGGCAGGGAAGTGCGTCTGGAGCAGGAAGTCTTGTTGCAGTGTCGTCCACCAGAGGGCATCCCGCCTGCTGAG GTGGACTGGCTGAAGAACGAAGAGCTCATTGACCCAGCGCTGGATTCAAACTTTCTAATTACCATCGACCATGACCTGATCATCAAGCAGGCTCGACTCTCTGACACGGCTAACTACACCTGTGTGGCTCGCAATGTGGTCGCTAAGCGACGTAGCAGCACTGCCACACTCATCGTCTACG TGAGTGGGGGCTGGTCATCCTGGACAGAGTGGTCAGAGTGCAATGCTCAATGTGGGCGGGGTTGGCAGCGACGAACACGCAGTTGCACCAATCCAGCACCGCTCAATGGAGGAGCCTTCTGTGACGGCCCACCATTCCAGAGAGTCACCTGCACCACCCTCTGTCCAG TGGACGGAGGCTGGACTGAGTGGGCCAAGTGGTCAGCGTGTGGGACAGAGTGCACACACTGGAGAAGCCGGGAATGTCAGGCACCCCCACCCCGTAACGGAGGACGTCACTGCAGCGGCAGCATGATGGAGAGCAAGAACTGCACAGAAGGACTGTGTGCTCGCT CCCTGGGCTCCGGCGCTGGTGTAGCGGTGTACGCCGGGCTGGTGGGAGCTTTACTGCTGTGTGTGATCCTCGTGCTGTGTGTGGGCATCCTGGTCTATCGTCGGAGCTGTCGCCATCTTCACGGTGAAATCACAGATTCGTCCTCGGCCCTTACTGCTGCCTTTCACCCTGGCAACTACAAACCTCCACGACAGG ATAATCCACACCTCCTGCATCCGACAGCTCCTCCCGACCTCACAGCCAGTGCCGGATCCTTCCGCGGGCCGCTTTTCTCACTGCAGCAGGCCACCCTGGACTCTCAGCATAAGATCCCCATGACCACATCTCCCCTGTTGGATCCACTTCCTAGCCTGAAGATAAAGGTGTACAACTCCTCCACCATGGCCTCCCTCGAGCTGCCAACTGGCCCGGGCTCCACTGATGGGGAGATCATGAGCCTGAAGACTGTGGGCTCTGGACCTAAAGACCATCATGGGCATACGCTGCCCAGGGAGCCCAGTCACAGTGCCAGCGCCACACTAGGCTCCCTTGGGGGCCGTCTCACCATCCCTAATACAG GGGTGAGCCTGCTGGTTCCACCAGGGACGATTCCTCAGGGCAAGTTCTATGAGATGTATCTCATTATTAACAAATGGGAGAAAACAAC CTTGCCGTCAGATGGAAGTCAGACCGTATTAAGTCCGGTGGTGAGCTGCGGACCCTCTGGCATGTTGCTGAGCAGACCTGTGGTCCTAACCCTCCCTCACTGCGCCCAGCTAGAGCCCCCAGACTGGACCCTCACCCTCAAAACACAGAACCATCAAGGCGCCTGGGAG GAGGTGCTAACAGTGGGAGAGGAGAGTCTGTCAACGCCATGCTACCTACAGGTGGAGGAGCAAAGTTGTCATGTTCTGATGGAGCAGCTGGGGACGTATGGTCTGGTGGGACAGTCGGCTCCCCCTCGGCCAGCCTGTAAGAGGCTGCAGTTGGCCCTCTTTGCTCCCCGGGCTCCGTGCCTCTCTTTGGACTACAGTCTGAGGGTCTACTGCATACAGGACACCCCACATGCCCTTAAG GAGGTATTAGAGGTCGAGCGAAGTCTGGGTGGGGTTTTACTGGAGGATCCCAAACCTCTCCTCTTTAAGGACAGTTACCACAACCTGCGGCTATCAATCCATGACATTCCTCATTCTCATTGGAGAAGTAAACTCCTGGCTAAGTATCAG GAAATCCCGTTCTACCACATTTGGAGTGGGAGTCAGCGTCCGTTGCACTGCACCTTCAGTCTGGAGAGAGGAAGCCTGGTGGTTTCCCAGCTCACCTGCAAGATCTGTGTCAGACAGGTGGAGGGAGAAGGACAGATATTCCAGCTTAACACGGATATTCAAGAG ACCCTGCCCCCCCACTCACCTCTGCCAGCAGGCGGTTCATGTCTACCCTCGTCTCAGGTGGGCCCGTATGCTTTCCGCCTGCCCGTCTCCATACGCCAGAAGATATGTGCCAGTCTGGATGCCCCCAGCGCCCGCGGCTGCGACTGGAGAATGCTGGCTCGCAGGCTGGACTTTGACAG GTATCTGAACTATTTTGCAACCAAACCCAGCCCCACAGGTGTGCTGCTAGACCTGTGGGAAGCTTGTCACCAGGGTGACGCAGACCTGGTCTCTCTGGCGACGGCTCTTGAAGAAATGGGCAAGAGTGAGGTCTTGGTTGTCATGACGACGGACGGAGATTGCTGA
- the unc5b gene encoding netrin receptor UNC5B isoform X2, giving the protein MLSAWTHRDQTPASLLGLVLLCATFVIHADGSDYSEVLPDSFPSAPAEPLPEFQSEPEDAFIVKNRPVKLSCKAAPATQIYFKCNGEWVNQNDHVTKESLDPITGLVVREVDISVSRTQVEELFGLEDYWCQCVAWSSAGTTKSRRAYVRIAYLRKNFEQEPLGREVRLEQEVLLQCRPPEGIPPAEVDWLKNEELIDPALDSNFLITIDHDLIIKQARLSDTANYTCVARNVVAKRRSSTATLIVYVSGGWSSWTEWSECNAQCGRGWQRRTRSCTNPAPLNGGAFCDGPPFQRVTCTTLCPVDGGWTEWAKWSACGTECTHWRSRECQAPPPRNGGRHCSGSMMESKNCTEGLCARYKKVSIEQATHPLGSGAGVAVYAGLVGALLLCVILVLCVGILVYRRSCRHLHGEITDSSSALTAAFHPGNYKPPRQAPPDLTASAGSFRGPLFSLQQATLDSQHKIPMTTSPLLDPLPSLKIKVYNSSTMASLELPTGPGSTDGEIMSLKTVGSGPKDHHGHTLPREPSHSASATLGSLGGRLTIPNTGVSLLVPPGTIPQGKFYEMYLIINKWEKTTLPSDGSQTVLSPVVSCGPSGMLLSRPVVLTLPHCAQLEPPDWTLTLKTQNHQGAWEEVLTVGEESLSTPCYLQVEEQSCHVLMEQLGTYGLVGQSAPPRPACKRLQLALFAPRAPCLSLDYSLRVYCIQDTPHALKEVLEVERSLGGVLLEDPKPLLFKDSYHNLRLSIHDIPHSHWRSKLLAKYQEIPFYHIWSGSQRPLHCTFSLERGSLVVSQLTCKICVRQVEGEGQIFQLNTDIQETLPPHSPLPAGGSCLPSSQVGPYAFRLPVSIRQKICASLDAPSARGCDWRMLARRLDFDRYLNYFATKPSPTGVLLDLWEACHQGDADLVSLATALEEMGKSEVLVVMTTDGDC; this is encoded by the exons ATGGCAGCGATTACAGCGAAGTTCTCCCGGACTCATTTCCGTCTGCCCCGGCCGAACCGCTACCGGAATTCCAGAGCGAGCCGGAGGACGCCTTCATAGTGAAAAACAGACCGGTCAAACTTTCCTGCAAGGCTGCGCCGGCCACGCAGATATACTTCAAATGCAATGGAGAATGGGTGAATCAGAATGACCATGTGACCAAGGAGAGTCTAGACCCAATCACAG GTCTAGTAGTGAGAGAGGTAGATATCTCTGTCTCCCGGACGCAGGTAGAGGAGTTGTTTGGACTGGAGGATTATTGGTGCCAGTGTGTTGCCTGGAGCTCGGCAGGCACCACAAAGAGCCGGCGGGCTTACGTCCGCATCGCCT ACCTAAGGAAGAACTTTGAACAGGAGCCACTTGGCAGGGAAGTGCGTCTGGAGCAGGAAGTCTTGTTGCAGTGTCGTCCACCAGAGGGCATCCCGCCTGCTGAG GTGGACTGGCTGAAGAACGAAGAGCTCATTGACCCAGCGCTGGATTCAAACTTTCTAATTACCATCGACCATGACCTGATCATCAAGCAGGCTCGACTCTCTGACACGGCTAACTACACCTGTGTGGCTCGCAATGTGGTCGCTAAGCGACGTAGCAGCACTGCCACACTCATCGTCTACG TGAGTGGGGGCTGGTCATCCTGGACAGAGTGGTCAGAGTGCAATGCTCAATGTGGGCGGGGTTGGCAGCGACGAACACGCAGTTGCACCAATCCAGCACCGCTCAATGGAGGAGCCTTCTGTGACGGCCCACCATTCCAGAGAGTCACCTGCACCACCCTCTGTCCAG TGGACGGAGGCTGGACTGAGTGGGCCAAGTGGTCAGCGTGTGGGACAGAGTGCACACACTGGAGAAGCCGGGAATGTCAGGCACCCCCACCCCGTAACGGAGGACGTCACTGCAGCGGCAGCATGATGGAGAGCAAGAACTGCACAGAAGGACTGTGTGCTCGCT ATAAAAAGGTTTCTATTGAACAAGCAACCCATC CCCTGGGCTCCGGCGCTGGTGTAGCGGTGTACGCCGGGCTGGTGGGAGCTTTACTGCTGTGTGTGATCCTCGTGCTGTGTGTGGGCATCCTGGTCTATCGTCGGAGCTGTCGCCATCTTCACGGTGAAATCACAGATTCGTCCTCGGCCCTTACTGCTGCCTTTCACCCTGGCAACTACAAACCTCCACGACAGG CTCCTCCCGACCTCACAGCCAGTGCCGGATCCTTCCGCGGGCCGCTTTTCTCACTGCAGCAGGCCACCCTGGACTCTCAGCATAAGATCCCCATGACCACATCTCCCCTGTTGGATCCACTTCCTAGCCTGAAGATAAAGGTGTACAACTCCTCCACCATGGCCTCCCTCGAGCTGCCAACTGGCCCGGGCTCCACTGATGGGGAGATCATGAGCCTGAAGACTGTGGGCTCTGGACCTAAAGACCATCATGGGCATACGCTGCCCAGGGAGCCCAGTCACAGTGCCAGCGCCACACTAGGCTCCCTTGGGGGCCGTCTCACCATCCCTAATACAG GGGTGAGCCTGCTGGTTCCACCAGGGACGATTCCTCAGGGCAAGTTCTATGAGATGTATCTCATTATTAACAAATGGGAGAAAACAAC CTTGCCGTCAGATGGAAGTCAGACCGTATTAAGTCCGGTGGTGAGCTGCGGACCCTCTGGCATGTTGCTGAGCAGACCTGTGGTCCTAACCCTCCCTCACTGCGCCCAGCTAGAGCCCCCAGACTGGACCCTCACCCTCAAAACACAGAACCATCAAGGCGCCTGGGAG GAGGTGCTAACAGTGGGAGAGGAGAGTCTGTCAACGCCATGCTACCTACAGGTGGAGGAGCAAAGTTGTCATGTTCTGATGGAGCAGCTGGGGACGTATGGTCTGGTGGGACAGTCGGCTCCCCCTCGGCCAGCCTGTAAGAGGCTGCAGTTGGCCCTCTTTGCTCCCCGGGCTCCGTGCCTCTCTTTGGACTACAGTCTGAGGGTCTACTGCATACAGGACACCCCACATGCCCTTAAG GAGGTATTAGAGGTCGAGCGAAGTCTGGGTGGGGTTTTACTGGAGGATCCCAAACCTCTCCTCTTTAAGGACAGTTACCACAACCTGCGGCTATCAATCCATGACATTCCTCATTCTCATTGGAGAAGTAAACTCCTGGCTAAGTATCAG GAAATCCCGTTCTACCACATTTGGAGTGGGAGTCAGCGTCCGTTGCACTGCACCTTCAGTCTGGAGAGAGGAAGCCTGGTGGTTTCCCAGCTCACCTGCAAGATCTGTGTCAGACAGGTGGAGGGAGAAGGACAGATATTCCAGCTTAACACGGATATTCAAGAG ACCCTGCCCCCCCACTCACCTCTGCCAGCAGGCGGTTCATGTCTACCCTCGTCTCAGGTGGGCCCGTATGCTTTCCGCCTGCCCGTCTCCATACGCCAGAAGATATGTGCCAGTCTGGATGCCCCCAGCGCCCGCGGCTGCGACTGGAGAATGCTGGCTCGCAGGCTGGACTTTGACAG GTATCTGAACTATTTTGCAACCAAACCCAGCCCCACAGGTGTGCTGCTAGACCTGTGGGAAGCTTGTCACCAGGGTGACGCAGACCTGGTCTCTCTGGCGACGGCTCTTGAAGAAATGGGCAAGAGTGAGGTCTTGGTTGTCATGACGACGGACGGAGATTGCTGA